One stretch of Paenibacillus sp. FSL R5-0341 DNA includes these proteins:
- the disA gene encoding DNA integrity scanning diadenylate cyclase DisA — protein sequence MKDSSQLDNMNELLRLIAPGTPFREGLENVLRAKTGALLVVGYSPEVMEVVDGGFSINCDFSPNYLYELAKMDGAIILSEDLKRILYANTQLIPDSSISSSETGIRHRTAERVAKQTGKLVVSISQRRNIITLYQGTLRYSLKEIGVILTKANQAIQTLEKYKAVLTQSLTNLSASEFEELVTIPEVVNVIQRTEMVMRIKTEIKRYIHELGNEGRLISMQMEELVGTTEEEAWLLYKDYARDDSDDKIREIIVGLKRLSDDELLDAHHIVRLLGYPSSAATSEDSVAPRGFRVLNKIPRLPNVIIHNLVDQFEQLPHVIMATIEELDEVDGIGEVRARTIKEGLKRLQEQMFIDRQM from the coding sequence ATGAAAGATTCGAGCCAACTGGATAATATGAATGAGTTGTTAAGGCTGATCGCACCAGGTACACCTTTCCGCGAAGGTCTGGAAAATGTGCTGCGCGCCAAGACGGGCGCACTGCTTGTTGTAGGATACAGCCCTGAAGTAATGGAAGTGGTGGATGGGGGTTTCTCGATAAACTGTGATTTCTCCCCGAACTATCTGTACGAACTCGCCAAGATGGATGGAGCCATTATTCTTAGTGAGGATTTGAAGCGTATTCTTTACGCCAATACCCAGTTAATCCCGGACTCTTCGATCTCTTCATCAGAGACGGGGATTCGTCACCGGACGGCAGAGCGTGTAGCGAAGCAAACGGGTAAATTGGTGGTTTCCATATCACAGCGTCGGAATATCATCACCTTGTATCAGGGAACACTTCGTTATTCCCTCAAGGAAATCGGGGTTATTTTGACCAAAGCGAATCAAGCGATTCAAACTCTGGAGAAATACAAAGCTGTATTAACACAGTCCCTTACGAATCTAAGTGCCTCTGAATTTGAGGAACTGGTGACGATTCCTGAAGTGGTCAATGTGATTCAGCGTACCGAAATGGTGATGCGGATCAAAACGGAAATCAAACGATACATTCATGAACTTGGGAATGAGGGACGACTCATCTCCATGCAAATGGAAGAGCTCGTGGGCACAACGGAAGAAGAAGCTTGGTTGCTATACAAAGACTATGCCCGTGACGACAGTGATGACAAAATCCGTGAAATTATCGTGGGACTGAAAAGGTTGTCGGATGATGAATTGCTGGATGCACATCATATTGTTCGTCTGCTCGGCTACCCTTCATCAGCGGCTACTTCGGAAGATTCGGTTGCACCTCGCGGATTCCGGGTATTAAATAAGATCCCCCGCCTGCCGAATGTCATTATCCATAACCTGGTGGATCAATTCGAACAATTGCCTCATGTCATTATGGCTACAATTGAAGAACTGGACGAAGTGGACGGTATTGGTGAAGTTCGTGCCCGGACCATTAAGGAAGGCCTCAAACGTTTGCAGGAGCAGATGTTTATCGACAGACAGATGTAA
- a CDS encoding PIN/TRAM domain-containing protein, translating to MWKKGILTFTGLCGAWFGYTAYHLAGKSVPWMAEWIQSAGLLGAGISTLLGAVMFMAVCNIGGTLIADRLHSGIDSLAKVPMNELAAGAAGTVAGLLVALLLYPVVGWMGTAGEVLQVALTVISAYSGYTLAMAKKDDLGAFWMSGRWGHPEVDEDRRMEEHKILDTSVIIDGRIADICKTGFIEGTIVIPEFVLEELQHIADSSDLLKRNRGRRGLDILNKIQKELDVKVLIYEGDFEEISEVDSKLVKLAKVLQGKVVTNDFNLNKVCELQGVSVLNINDLANAVKPVVLPGEEIMVQIIKDGKEHGQGVAYLDDGTMIVVEGGREYIGMMMEVLVTSVLQTSAGRMIFAKPKLLEKAQ from the coding sequence ATGTGGAAAAAAGGCATTTTAACTTTTACAGGATTGTGCGGTGCATGGTTCGGCTACACGGCATATCATCTGGCAGGAAAATCGGTCCCATGGATGGCGGAGTGGATTCAGTCAGCAGGATTACTGGGAGCTGGGATATCGACGCTGCTGGGAGCTGTAATGTTTATGGCTGTATGTAACATTGGTGGTACATTGATAGCAGACAGGCTGCATAGTGGAATTGATTCATTGGCAAAAGTACCTATGAACGAACTGGCTGCAGGTGCGGCAGGTACCGTTGCAGGATTGCTCGTGGCCTTGTTGCTCTACCCTGTTGTGGGATGGATGGGGACGGCAGGAGAAGTGCTGCAAGTGGCGCTGACGGTGATTAGTGCCTATTCCGGCTACACCCTTGCCATGGCGAAGAAAGACGATCTGGGGGCCTTTTGGATGTCTGGGCGATGGGGTCATCCGGAGGTGGACGAGGATAGACGGATGGAAGAACATAAAATTCTGGATACCAGCGTTATTATCGATGGGCGTATCGCTGATATATGCAAAACGGGTTTTATTGAAGGCACGATCGTAATTCCCGAATTCGTTCTGGAGGAGCTGCAGCATATTGCCGATTCATCGGATCTGCTCAAGCGGAACAGAGGACGGCGTGGACTGGACATTTTGAACAAAATCCAGAAGGAACTCGATGTCAAAGTCCTGATCTACGAGGGGGACTTCGAGGAAATCTCTGAGGTAGACAGCAAATTGGTTAAACTGGCTAAAGTGCTTCAGGGCAAAGTGGTCACTAATGACTTCAACCTGAACAAAGTATGTGAACTCCAGGGTGTATCTGTGCTGAACATTAATGATCTCGCCAATGCGGTCAAGCCAGTCGTTCTGCCGGGTGAGGAGATCATGGTGCAGATCATCAAGGATGGCAAGGAACATGGTCAAGGTGTAGCTTATCTAGATGATGGCACAATGATCGTTGTGGAGGGTGGACGCGAGTATATCGGCATGATGATGGAAGTGCTGGTGACCAGTGTGCTGCAGACTTCAGCGGGACGAATGATTTTTGCCAAGCCGAAACTGTTGGAAAAAGCCCAATAA
- the cysS gene encoding cysteine--tRNA ligase: MTLQIYNTMSRTKEDFVPQEPGKVKMYVCGPTVYDYIHIGNARPVIFFDTVRGYLEQTGHEVNYVVNFTDVDDKLIRKAEQLGTDVPHVAEKFIAAYYEDLEGLGIPKASSNPRVTENMPLIIDFIRELVEKGFAYENGGDVYYRTGKFSEYGKLSKQNLQELQFGIRVGVDERKEHPEDFVLWKAAKPGEIYWSSPWGDGRPGWHIECSAMAREYLGDTLDIHGGGQDLQFPHHECECAQSEVLTGKPLANYWMHNGFIRIDNEKMSKSLGNGVLVKDLRNQYKREAIRYFMLSTHYRNPLNFTDDTMEQAQNSVDRIANAVGNLNHRLNAVTVDQDISTEFAARLDQIRQQYHEKMQDDFNTPDAITAMFEWAGEANQLLQQEVVNAADIRALLELFSELNAVLRIYTDAEPELLDEEVERLIEERVEARKSKNWARADEIRDELSARGILLEDTAQGMRWRRK, encoded by the coding sequence ATGACGCTTCAAATTTATAATACGATGAGTCGTACAAAAGAGGATTTTGTTCCCCAAGAGCCAGGGAAAGTAAAAATGTATGTGTGCGGACCAACGGTATATGACTACATCCATATCGGGAATGCACGCCCGGTTATCTTTTTCGACACGGTTCGCGGGTACCTTGAACAGACAGGACATGAAGTGAACTATGTGGTGAATTTCACGGATGTCGACGACAAGCTTATCCGCAAAGCAGAACAACTTGGAACAGACGTACCTCATGTCGCAGAGAAGTTTATTGCGGCCTATTATGAAGACCTTGAAGGACTGGGTATTCCGAAGGCAAGCAGCAATCCGCGAGTTACAGAGAACATGCCGCTCATTATTGATTTTATCCGTGAGTTGGTTGAAAAGGGATTTGCATATGAAAATGGCGGTGACGTCTATTATCGTACAGGCAAATTCAGCGAATACGGTAAACTCTCGAAACAAAACCTGCAGGAGTTGCAATTCGGAATCCGTGTAGGCGTGGACGAGCGCAAAGAGCATCCCGAAGATTTCGTGCTCTGGAAGGCAGCCAAACCAGGTGAGATCTACTGGTCCAGTCCTTGGGGTGATGGTCGACCAGGATGGCATATTGAGTGCTCCGCCATGGCTAGGGAGTACCTTGGGGATACACTAGACATTCATGGGGGCGGACAGGATCTGCAGTTCCCGCACCATGAGTGCGAATGCGCCCAATCCGAGGTATTAACAGGCAAACCGCTTGCCAACTACTGGATGCATAATGGTTTTATCCGAATCGATAACGAGAAAATGTCGAAATCGCTTGGCAATGGTGTTCTTGTAAAAGACTTGCGGAATCAATATAAACGCGAAGCGATTCGTTATTTCATGTTGTCTACCCACTATCGCAATCCATTGAACTTTACGGATGATACGATGGAGCAGGCACAGAACAGTGTGGACCGGATTGCGAATGCTGTAGGTAACCTGAACCATCGTCTGAATGCGGTGACTGTAGATCAGGATATTTCAACAGAGTTTGCGGCAAGACTCGACCAAATTCGTCAGCAGTATCACGAGAAGATGCAGGACGATTTCAATACACCTGATGCAATTACAGCAATGTTTGAGTGGGCAGGGGAAGCCAACCAACTGTTGCAGCAAGAAGTAGTCAATGCGGCTGACATTCGTGCGCTCCTCGAGTTGTTCAGTGAATTGAATGCTGTACTGCGCATCTATACTGACGCAGAGCCAGAACTTTTGGATGAAGAAGTAGAGCGTCTGATTGAAGAACGTGTAGAAGCGCGCAAGTCCAAAAACTGGGCAAGAGCGGATGAAATCCGCGATGAATTGTCTGCACGTGGTATTCTGCTTGAGGATACGGCGCAGGGCATGAGATGGCGGCGCAAATGA
- the ispD gene encoding 2-C-methyl-D-erythritol 4-phosphate cytidylyltransferase has translation MDKGWGVVIVAAGRGTRMGTTESKQFLLLQDKPVFIHTLEVFAALDEIHEMVLVTGAADVERCQDWVKEYQLDSRVRVIPGGKERQHSVHKGLKALGTDWVLVHDGVRPFVKHEQIKGCMEAAISGGASVLAVPVKDTIKQVNAEGVVTATPDRSSLWSIQTPQAFRLSSLLSAYESAEQDGFLGTDDAMLAERQGMSVKVVEGNYTNIKLTTPEDLQYAAFLLGGEKKR, from the coding sequence ATGGATAAAGGGTGGGGCGTTGTCATTGTGGCAGCAGGTCGCGGAACCCGGATGGGGACGACCGAGAGCAAGCAGTTTCTGTTGCTGCAGGACAAGCCCGTTTTCATACATACGCTTGAGGTATTTGCTGCACTGGACGAGATCCACGAGATGGTGCTGGTCACAGGAGCTGCAGATGTTGAACGCTGCCAAGATTGGGTAAAAGAATACCAACTGGATTCACGTGTCCGTGTTATCCCCGGAGGGAAAGAGAGACAACATTCTGTCCATAAAGGCCTGAAGGCACTTGGGACGGATTGGGTTCTCGTTCACGACGGGGTACGTCCTTTTGTGAAACATGAGCAGATCAAGGGGTGCATGGAGGCCGCCATATCTGGTGGAGCGTCTGTACTGGCCGTTCCCGTGAAGGATACGATCAAACAAGTGAATGCGGAAGGTGTCGTTACGGCGACGCCAGACCGCAGCAGTCTGTGGAGCATTCAAACCCCGCAGGCTTTTCGTCTTTCTTCCCTGCTCTCCGCCTACGAATCAGCCGAGCAGGACGGATTTCTGGGGACAGATGACGCCATGCTGGCTGAACGTCAGGGAATGTCGGTCAAGGTTGTGGAAGGCAATTATACCAATATCAAATTAACAACGCCGGAAGATTTGCAATATGCTGCGTTTTTGCTGGGGGGAGAGAAGAAGCGATGA
- the cysE gene encoding serine O-acetyltransferase, translated as MFKKIRSDIQVVFENDPAARGWFEVVFTYSGLHAIWAHRIAHFLYKRRWFSVARFISQVSRFMTGIEIHPGATIGNRLFIDHGMGVVIGETCEIGDDVVIYQGVTLGGTGKEKGKRHPTIGNNVVISSGAKVLGSFSVGDQCNIGANSVVLKEVPSNSTVVGIPGRIVKQDGRRVDRLSQQLPDPVVDSLRSMQQELERLQQEIRTLQNARENETVRDT; from the coding sequence ATGTTCAAGAAGATCAGATCAGATATCCAGGTGGTGTTTGAAAACGACCCGGCGGCCAGAGGATGGTTTGAGGTGGTATTCACCTACTCAGGGCTGCATGCAATATGGGCACACCGGATCGCTCATTTTTTATACAAGCGAAGATGGTTCTCAGTTGCCCGGTTCATTTCGCAGGTTAGTCGTTTTATGACAGGAATTGAGATACACCCTGGAGCTACGATCGGAAATCGGTTGTTTATTGACCATGGAATGGGCGTCGTTATTGGAGAAACATGTGAGATTGGCGATGATGTCGTTATCTATCAGGGGGTTACCCTTGGCGGAACAGGGAAAGAAAAAGGAAAGAGACATCCGACCATTGGTAATAATGTGGTTATCTCATCCGGAGCCAAAGTGCTGGGTTCATTTAGCGTGGGGGATCAATGTAACATTGGTGCGAACTCCGTTGTACTTAAGGAAGTCCCTTCCAACAGTACCGTGGTAGGCATACCGGGTAGAATTGTTAAACAGGATGGTCGACGGGTAGATCGCCTCAGTCAACAGTTACCCGATCCGGTCGTTGACTCCTTGCGTAGTATGCAACAAGAACTCGAACGATTGCAGCAAGAGATACGTACACTGCAGAATGCCCGTGAAAATGAGACTGTGCGTGATACGTGA
- the ispF gene encoding 2-C-methyl-D-erythritol 2,4-cyclodiphosphate synthase, giving the protein MIRVGQGFDVHQLVEGRPCIIGGVTIPYEKGLLGHSDADVLLHAISDAILGALALGDIGKHFPDTDPEFKDADSLKLLEHVWQLVKDRGYKLGNIDSTIIAQKPKMAPYIPQMAEVIAKALEADVTQVNVKATTTEQLGFPGRGEGIAAQSVVCLVRV; this is encoded by the coding sequence ATGATACGTGTAGGACAGGGATTTGATGTACATCAGCTGGTAGAGGGACGCCCGTGCATTATTGGCGGAGTAACGATTCCTTATGAAAAAGGACTGCTGGGTCACTCGGACGCAGACGTGCTGTTGCACGCGATTAGTGATGCCATTTTGGGTGCGCTGGCACTTGGGGATATTGGCAAACACTTCCCGGATACCGATCCGGAATTCAAAGACGCCGACAGCCTGAAATTGCTGGAGCATGTATGGCAGCTTGTGAAGGATCGCGGGTATAAGCTAGGGAATATCGATTCAACGATTATTGCCCAGAAGCCAAAGATGGCTCCTTATATCCCACAGATGGCTGAGGTTATTGCCAAGGCACTGGAAGCGGATGTAACACAGGTGAACGTGAAAGCAACAACGACAGAGCAACTGGGATTCCCGGGACGGGGAGAGGGCATTGCCGCTCAATCCGTTGTTTGCCTTGTACGTGTGTGA
- the radA gene encoding DNA repair protein RadA — protein sequence MAKVKTKFQCTECGYEAPKWYGKCPGCQSWNSMVEETETVVKTQGRNSPLFDSKDKPLPIIDIDSGQEPRVQTGIGELNRVLGGGIVPGSLVLVGGDPGIGKSTLMLQTSHALTHSGLRVLYVSGEESVKQTKLRADRLGALSAELYVLCETNMERVEEAVDQIQPHFLVIDSIQTVYLPEVTSAPGSVAQVRECTSRFMRIAKGRGIATVLVGHVTKEGAIAGPRMLEHMVDCVLYFEGERHHTYRLLRAVKNRFGSTNEIGIFEMGEDGLREVGNPSELFLSERPLGVAGSTVVASMEGTRPLLVELQALISTTHFPSPRRMATGVDLHRLNLIIAVLEKRMGMFLQTQDAYLNVAGGVRLDEPAVDLAVAVSIASSLRDVPTKPDDVIFGEIGLTGEVRAVSRAEQRVKEAAKLGFKRVILPEKSLKGWKHPRGIQLIGVNTVADALAVALD from the coding sequence GTGGCCAAAGTTAAAACCAAGTTTCAATGTACGGAATGCGGCTATGAAGCCCCCAAGTGGTACGGTAAGTGTCCGGGTTGTCAGTCATGGAATTCAATGGTGGAAGAAACAGAGACGGTGGTCAAAACACAAGGGAGAAATTCTCCCCTGTTTGACAGTAAAGATAAACCGCTTCCTATCATAGATATAGATAGCGGTCAGGAACCGCGTGTGCAGACTGGAATCGGAGAGTTGAACCGGGTATTGGGTGGCGGAATCGTTCCAGGTTCCCTCGTTCTGGTGGGCGGAGATCCAGGTATCGGTAAATCAACGTTGATGTTGCAGACGTCCCATGCGTTGACGCACTCGGGTTTGCGTGTGTTATATGTTTCCGGTGAGGAATCAGTCAAGCAAACCAAATTGCGGGCGGACCGTCTCGGGGCACTCTCTGCCGAGTTGTATGTGCTGTGTGAAACTAATATGGAACGTGTAGAGGAAGCGGTGGATCAGATCCAGCCGCATTTTCTTGTCATCGACTCCATTCAGACGGTATATCTTCCCGAAGTTACCAGTGCGCCAGGTAGTGTAGCACAGGTAAGGGAATGTACGTCAAGGTTCATGCGGATTGCCAAAGGCAGAGGCATTGCAACGGTTCTTGTGGGGCATGTTACCAAAGAAGGTGCCATTGCCGGTCCACGTATGTTAGAACATATGGTGGATTGCGTGCTTTATTTTGAAGGAGAACGGCATCATACGTATCGCTTGCTGCGTGCGGTGAAGAACCGTTTTGGTTCCACCAATGAGATTGGTATTTTTGAAATGGGCGAGGATGGACTTCGTGAGGTGGGCAATCCGTCCGAACTCTTTTTGTCGGAACGTCCACTAGGGGTAGCAGGTTCAACGGTAGTTGCCAGTATGGAGGGTACACGCCCTCTGCTTGTGGAATTGCAGGCGTTGATCTCCACGACCCATTTCCCTTCTCCTCGCCGTATGGCAACAGGGGTGGATCTGCATCGGTTGAATCTGATCATTGCTGTGCTGGAGAAACGAATGGGTATGTTTTTACAGACCCAGGATGCGTATCTGAATGTAGCTGGAGGAGTAAGGCTTGATGAGCCGGCTGTCGATTTGGCGGTTGCTGTCAGCATTGCATCCAGTTTGAGAGATGTACCGACCAAGCCGGATGACGTCATCTTTGGCGAGATTGGTCTGACAGGTGAGGTTCGAGCCGTATCACGGGCCGAACAACGAGTGAAGGAAGCCGCGAAGCTGGGCTTCAAGCGAGTCATTTTACCGGAAAAAAGCTTAAAGGGCTGGAAACATCCTCGCGGGATACAACTGATCGGTGTGAATACCGTGGCAGATGCACTAGCGGTTGCTTTAGATTAG
- the pssA gene encoding CDP-diacylglycerol--serine O-phosphatidyltransferase, producing the protein MLTRFIPNLFTLGNLFLGMMAILLAIDGNYSLAAIMVIVAMLLDGLDGRVARALNAQSEFGKELDSLSDMVSFGAAPALIIFMVSFQDSMPMLAWIATAAFPICGAIRLARFNVRPGIPGYFTGLPIPAAGGVLATLSLFNKDIGPISMMIATLLLSYLMVSSLKYPNFKKVGLPRKAIWIAPWVVLFAIAVAVIFPEQLSKLIFIPLVLYALYGMKHNVRTAASRSRAKKRKDEKSSRPSDR; encoded by the coding sequence ATGCTAACCAGATTCATTCCGAATCTCTTTACCCTGGGTAATCTGTTTCTTGGAATGATGGCGATTTTGCTTGCGATTGATGGAAATTACAGTTTGGCTGCTATTATGGTCATTGTAGCGATGCTGCTGGACGGTCTGGATGGCCGTGTGGCACGTGCGCTCAATGCCCAAAGCGAATTCGGCAAGGAACTGGATTCCTTGTCTGATATGGTTTCCTTTGGTGCAGCACCAGCCCTGATCATATTTATGGTGTCATTTCAAGATTCGATGCCGATGCTCGCCTGGATTGCAACAGCTGCTTTTCCGATCTGTGGAGCCATTCGTCTGGCTCGGTTTAATGTTCGTCCCGGAATTCCCGGATATTTCACAGGTCTGCCGATTCCGGCAGCCGGCGGAGTGCTGGCTACACTGTCCTTGTTTAACAAGGATATCGGTCCGATCAGCATGATGATTGCTACGTTGCTGTTATCCTACCTGATGGTGAGTTCGCTTAAGTATCCCAATTTCAAAAAGGTTGGTTTGCCGCGTAAGGCAATCTGGATTGCACCATGGGTTGTGTTATTTGCGATAGCCGTAGCCGTTATTTTCCCGGAGCAGTTATCCAAATTGATTTTTATTCCGCTGGTGTTATACGCCTTGTATGGAATGAAGCATAATGTGCGAACAGCGGCCTCGCGTAGCCGGGCCAAAAAGCGCAAAGATGAGAAATCTTCCCGTCCTTCTGATCGTTAA
- the gltX gene encoding glutamate--tRNA ligase — MSTEIRVRYAPSPTGHLHIGNARTALFNYLYAKHNNGKFIIRIEDTDVKRNIAGGEESQLKYLKWLGIEWDESIDVGGEYGPYRQTERLDLYRKYTQELLDKGLAYRCFCTEEELEQEREEQSARGETPRYSGKHRDLTPEQISAFEAEGRVASIRFRVPEERTYTFDDMVKGTISFNSKESGDFVIVKKDGIPTYNYAVAVDDHLMKISHVLRGEDHISNTPRQLMIYEALGWEPPQFGHMTLIVNENHKKLSKRDESVIQFIEQYDQLGYLPEAMFNFISLLGWSPEGEEEIFSQEQLISIFDTKRLSKSPAVFDTHKLAHLNNHYIKHADPERIAEMAIPHLQKAGRISSELSAEQKEWAYTLVHLYQEQMNSASDIVELSEVFFRSNLELESEGEAVLAEEQVPTVLKAFADKVQASEEFTPSKMAALIKEVQKETGFKGKQLFMPIRVALTGQTHGRDLNQTIVLLGRDTVIERLLAQVK, encoded by the coding sequence ATGAGCACGGAAATTCGTGTGCGTTACGCGCCGAGCCCAACGGGACATCTGCATATCGGGAATGCCCGTACGGCGCTGTTTAACTATCTATATGCCAAACATAATAACGGTAAATTCATTATTCGTATTGAAGATACGGACGTGAAACGGAATATTGCCGGTGGTGAAGAAAGCCAACTGAAATACCTGAAATGGCTTGGAATCGAGTGGGATGAAAGTATTGACGTGGGCGGAGAATACGGACCATACCGTCAAACGGAACGTCTGGATCTCTATCGTAAATATACGCAGGAATTGCTGGATAAGGGTCTGGCTTACCGCTGCTTCTGTACGGAAGAAGAATTGGAGCAAGAGCGCGAGGAACAGTCAGCACGTGGAGAAACACCACGTTATTCGGGCAAACACCGTGACCTGACTCCAGAGCAAATTAGTGCGTTTGAAGCGGAAGGCCGCGTAGCGAGTATTCGTTTCCGTGTACCGGAAGAGCGCACATATACGTTTGATGACATGGTTAAAGGCACAATTTCATTCAACAGTAAGGAGTCCGGCGACTTCGTCATTGTGAAAAAAGACGGCATTCCCACATACAACTATGCCGTTGCTGTGGATGATCACTTGATGAAGATCTCCCACGTTCTGCGCGGGGAAGATCACATCTCGAACACGCCGCGTCAACTGATGATCTATGAAGCGCTCGGCTGGGAGCCGCCGCAATTCGGTCATATGACGCTGATCGTGAATGAAAATCACAAGAAGCTGAGTAAACGGGATGAGTCCGTTATTCAGTTTATTGAGCAGTATGATCAGCTCGGCTATTTGCCTGAAGCGATGTTTAACTTTATTTCCTTACTTGGTTGGTCGCCAGAAGGGGAAGAAGAGATCTTCTCGCAAGAGCAACTGATCTCCATTTTTGATACGAAACGTCTGTCCAAGAGCCCGGCGGTATTTGATACCCACAAGCTGGCGCACTTGAACAACCACTATATCAAACATGCTGACCCGGAACGTATTGCCGAAATGGCCATTCCACATCTGCAAAAGGCTGGACGTATTTCTTCCGAGCTATCTGCTGAACAAAAAGAATGGGCATATACGCTGGTACACTTATACCAGGAGCAGATGAATTCTGCCTCCGATATTGTCGAATTGTCGGAAGTGTTCTTCCGTTCCAATCTGGAGCTGGAAAGCGAAGGAGAAGCAGTACTTGCGGAGGAACAGGTGCCAACTGTACTGAAGGCATTTGCGGATAAAGTGCAGGCGAGCGAAGAGTTTACTCCAAGCAAAATGGCTGCATTGATCAAGGAAGTACAGAAAGAAACCGGCTTTAAGGGCAAACAGCTCTTTATGCCAATTCGTGTAGCCTTGACTGGACAGACGCATGGACGGGATTTGAATCAAACGATTGTGCTTCTGGGCCGTGATACGGTGATCGAACGTTTGCTTGCGCAAGTAAAATAA